GCGGTTAACGTACGCAGGTCCTCTACAGAGAGATTGAACATGCCCTGCCTATTCGCTTTTGAAGCTACACCTACTGCGGAATGGGAGCGCAAGCCAACATCGCCATAGAGAACAGTCGAAACAAACCCTTGCCCTTCTCCCGCATATTGGATGATATGGTCCGCCGAGATACGCAAAAAAGCGACCGTTTCACCTTTCATAACCTGACTCAGCGTATGACTCGTGCTCCGTGCTTTGAAATCATACTTTGCGATAGCATCGTCGGCCAACTCCGTCCGACCGAAATAATCGGCGACGGTACGCAGCAGCGTACGCCAATTACTTGTCTGCTCACGCAGGATGCACGTGTTGGATATGCGTCGGCACTGAGAATATTGTAGTTGCTCGTAACGATCTATAAGCAATATCAAATCCGGCTTATAACCGGAAAGCGCGTCAAAGTTGCCTCCGTTCTCGTCGAACGTCGGAATATGGTTTAAGCCTAGATAGTCTTGTTTTCCCCATTTCGCATGCCAATACTGGGCGATAGGCTGCATATCCAGCGCGACTATGAAATCCTCCAAATACGGCGCTACTACTCTAAGCTGTCCCTTGCGGCTGCGACGGTATTGTCCGGGCGATATGCCTACCGTCTGCTTGAAACGACGATTGAAATAATATTCATTGTTGAAACCTGCATTCAGCGCAATATCGAGCAGCTTGTCATCGGCGCTTGCCAGCCACTTCTTGGCTTGATTAATCCGTACTTCATTCAAGTACTGAAGCGGTACTTGACCCGTAGCCTCTTTGAACAGACGGGTATACTTCCAGCGATCAATGCCTGCGAGGGAGGACAGCTCCTCCAAGTTCAGAAGCTCACGGTAATACTGATGAATATGCCGTATGCTAAGCTCTACCCCATTCCGCTCGATATCCGTTCCCTTATCCTCGGCTGCAGGTGCATTTTGGCGGAATAGAAAGAGCAGCAGCTCTTGAAATCTCACAAATCGTTGGAACAGCTCGAGCTCGTCGCTCGCCCCGCGGAGTCCATATAACTCATCAAGCAGCTCCATCGTCTTCGCGAAGGGTGCGCAGGCAAGCTCTTGCTTATCCGGCAGCAAGCTCGAAGCTGCTTCATCGCCGCTCGTTACGAAGCACACTCGGTAATAGCTGCAGCTCATAACCTCTTGATCAACATATAAAGATCTTCCTGGCCCCTGCAAATAGCATTTTCCTTGTCCCGTCCCGCTCATTATAATGAGCAGTTCAAAGCTTTCCGTATCGTTTCTATCGCTGCCGTCCAAATCACTCATTTCTGCTTGCTCGCCCGCAACGACTAAGCGGATCGATCGCAGCGCATATTGGACTAAAGGAGCAGTCCCAGCTTGTTTGCGCTGTTCAATATCCATCGTTACTATCAACCGCCTTTTAATTGATATTCATTCTCAATGGATATAGTGTAAATCAAATCGAGCCACCCATCAACCTTCGTTGAAAAGTGGCTCTTTCTTAATTATGGCGATGAGTCTCGCCAATGAACGTAATCACTCTTATTTCCTGCTAAGAAGCCAGTAATCGAAGTAAATCATCCATCTTCAACCCGTTGGCCGTAATGGCTCCCGTCTGCCAATATGATCTCTCTACGGGATATACATGGCCGTTCTTAAATGCAGGAACGGTCTGCCATAACGGATCTGCCTTCATTTCCTCAAGTGCTTTCATGTTGCTCTCATCCTCCCACGTCCCGTTGGACGGAAGCAAAATAATATGGTCCGCGTCAAGCTCCGGAATGACCTCCTTCGACAAGACGATATTGCCCTTCGTCATCGCCTCGGCGAACCCTGGCGCCTTCAGCCCAAGATCCTCATACAAGATTTGTCCGACAAACGTGTTATGAATGCCAAAAATATTAATCGATTTATCTACGACGTTCATCCGCAGAACAACAAGCTTCTCATCGCCGATCGCCGCGTTCAGCTTCGCCTTCACATCGACAATACGGGCTTCGTAATCGGCAAGCACCTGCTCCGCCTTGTCGCTGAGACCAAGCAATTCGGCGATTAAGGTCAATGTTTTGCGCGAATCCGCAAGTACGTCGTCCGGCAAGCGGAACGTCGGCGCAACCTTGGAATAGAGCGCGTATTGTGCTGCATCGACCTCTCCGGCGCCAATGATCAAGTCCGGCTCGGACACAAGCATGGCTTCGATGCTGCCGGTCACGTCGAACAACGGCACTTCCAGCTTCAAATAATCCTGCTTGCCCCACATTGGGTTATAATATTGCACAATAGGCGTTACCCCAAGCGCAACCAAATAATCTTCACGATAAAGAGCTGAGATTCGCTTTGGATTTGTCGGAATCTCTACCTCTCCGAAGCCATCGGTTACGACGCGCGTTTCCGTCCGAGGCGGAGCTTCGCTTGGCGCTGCCGTTGCCTGTGCAGGCTGATCGGTAGTCACCGTGGCCACAGCTTGATCGCCTGTCCAGCCGCAACCTGTCACCGTAATCATTGCTGCCGTTATAAGCGATATCCATCCTGTTTTCATAAATCCCGATCTTGCCATGATTAAAATCACTCCAATAAGTTTTATACTTTGTAACAAAACAACCCTTCGATTTATAATGATAATCATTATCATTTTACTTGAGTAAATTTTACCCCAAATTGGATTGCATGCTCAATACACATTCTCTACGACCAGCTTTATACAAACTCGTCACTTCCTGACTAACGAAAAACAATAAAAAAAGGAGCCTCGCATAAGAGGCCCTATCCACCTGCACTGTCTATGAGGTATGCTGAATCAGCTCGGGAAGCATTCGGAGCAGCCGCCGATCATATGCGCATCCCTTTTTCTGACTCATCTTTAACGTCTCTGAACCCGAATAATAAAACAAGAGATATCCTCATTAATCCTACCAAATTTTACGGGTTTCTTTCACCGGTGAATCTCTGTTATTCTAGGTCATGCCAAACAAAACAGCCGAAACTTCCTCTCGAATGGAAGTGCGGGGGATCTTTTTTACTTGCAGATGAGAGATCTGCATGGGGTGAATCGCCAAAGTGCGTAGGGTTGTTTCCTCAATCCGAATCCGTCAACTAACCTCGTAGGCCAAAAAAAGGAGACGATGTGAATATGAAACGCCTCGGTACTATTGCAATCGCGACATTGGGATTGGGATTTGTTCTCTCCGGCTTTTCTAACACAGCTTCTGCCGCTACCACATGTCCGCAATACGGGTATCAACCATATATGCAACCTGTCCAACCGCAAATGCAAGCACCTTACGCAGCACCAGCGAATCAACAGCAGCCAGCTCAACAGCCAGTAAAACAAGCTCACCAACAAGTGGATGCTTCCTCTGTTGGGAAGCAAGTAACCGATTTGGTAAACCAAGAGCGTGCAAAAGCAGGTCTGAAGCCAGTGGAACTGGATGCTTCCCTGAACAAAGTTGCACAAGCAAAAGCGGCTGATATGTCCAACAACAACTACTTTGACCATACAAGCCCTACGTATGGCTCTCCATTTGACATGATGAAACAATTCGGAGTATCTTCTATGACCGCGGGTGAGAACATCGCCATGGGTCAACGCACCGCTGAGGAAGTCATGAACCAATGGATGAACAGTGAAGGACACCGTCAAAACATCATGAATCCTTCCTTCACCAAAATCGGTGTAGGCTTTGTGAATGGATACTGGGTACAAGAATTCATCGGATAAAGAAATTGGATATAAATGCCGAGTCCTCTAGCGGGGACCCGGCTTTCTTGTTTTTTCCCAGCCTTGTCTGGAGTGGCCTTTGAACATCTATCAATCTCCGTGAAAAGCCAACAGCTAGCTTTATACGCTTTATTCAGATTTACTTCCCATTTCTAGTTCGTTTGTCTTTTCTTCATCCACCGATTCCGCACCTTCTCGAATTTTTTCTACAACTTCTTCAGATTTGAGTTGCTTGTGTGAAGGAAGTTCTAAAGATGTAGAAGCACGTCGATCGAGCCACAAGCTTTCCTCACCTTCCCTATCAGTTGCAACGAAAATAAACCCACCTGAATAACTAAAGTACTTCATGTTTACATTTTCCCCGAGCGTATTTTTCATGTTCTTGTAAAGGTCAAACAACTCAGGGCCACTTTTTTCACCACCAGCCATGATTGGCTCTGTATCTGTTGCTAAAACTATACCTTTTACTTCATCCCCTTCCATAATGAAGGAAAGCTTTTCATCCGTTGAAGATAGTAGTCCTTGCATATTCGTATCGTTGTATTTACGTATTTTATCCGCTTCTGGTAAAACAGCTCCCTGAATTGAAAAATCCGAAAGGGTTACATTACTACTCCATTTGCTTAAGGGTTTGTTCCCTTGGTTACGTGCCTGTTCCATCTTTACATATGCGTTTAGCGCTTCCTTATCCCCTTGGTTAATGGCCCCAGCCCAAGTAGCCAATGATATTCCAGCAACAATTACCGCACCTATCAATGTCCATGTGTATTTATTCATAACTACCCCCCAAAAATTATTCATCTTTTGCATATGGTTTAGTTATAGGAATATCATACCAAAATTTGGATACCCATGAGAATTGTTCTTTGGCATCATTTCATCCACACGGCAACCTGACCTCAAAGCATGTTCGAATCAAATCACTTTGGACAGAAATCGTTCCCCGATGCTTCTCGACGATATTTTTAGCAATAAACAGGCCGAGTCCTGTTCCTCCCCCTTGATGCGTTCGCGCTTTGTCACCCGTAAAAAACATTTCAAAAATATGCGGCAGCGCCTCCTCAGGTATCTGGTCGCCGTAATTCATGATTTGTACAACCACTTCATCGCCCTCATGATAAGCGTTCAAATCGATAAATTGACCATCGCCCCCGTAGCGTATCGCGTTGGTCAGGATGTTCTCAAATACGCGTGCCAGCAGCTCCCCATCTCCCACGATCACTAATTGGGCAGCAACCGTACACCTCCCGACGAGCTCATTTTTCTCAAAGGAAGGATACAGCTCTTCATTTAACTGGACTAGCAATTCACTCAAATCAATGACCTTTTGCTCGATGTTGACCATGCCGTAATTCATTCTCGTAATTTCGAAGAGCTCATCGATCAGCTTTTCCAATCGTTGTGACTTGGTAAAAGCAATCGTCGCATAATGCCGCATTTGTTGTTGTGGCATCTGCTCGTCTCGTAAAACTAAATCTAAATAACCCAGAACAGATGTCAGTGGTGTACGCAAATCATGCGCCAGATTCAAAACAAGCTGATCCTTGCTGTTTTCGGCGAAATCTCCTCTTTCTACCGCCTTTTGCAGCATTTCGCTTGCTGTATTAATATCCTTGGCGATTTCTGCAAACTCATCATTGGATGGAATATGGACATGCCGTGTAAAGTCTCCACTCGCGAGATAATGAATGCCCGTAGAAATCTCCCGAAAGTAGCCAGCATACCGTTTGGTTAGAAGATAGAAAAACAAGATCGCAATGGGAGCAAAGACAATCAAAAAGAAATTGATATCCCCCATCTCCCTGATGAAATAACGAACCTGGGCGAGCGGATCTTCGTACTTAACCCCCACCCGATAGTAAAACTGGAGTACTTTATAGAGCAGATAGGTTACGATACCGGCCAGAAGCATGCCAAACCCAAGAAGCCCAAGCATTTTGAAACGAAAGCTATGTCTCCCCTTCGCCATGGAAAAAATAAACCACTCCCTATACTCGTTTTCGTCCAAAGATCAATCATGATAGACTCTTTTAACCCGTTCTCCCACACGGCTTACCAGCTCGTTCGTAATGGTTTTACACTGTTGGGCCATTTCCTCGGCAGTGATACCCTCTTCTAGATCTCTGCCGATAAAGGTCACAACATCTCCTCTTCGCACCTCTTCCATATCTGTAATATCTACAATAAGTTGATCCATGCAGACAAAGCCAATAATCGGTCGCCTTTTTCCCCTGATCAAGCAGGTAGCGTCCGCTTGAGACAGCATGCGAGGAAGCCCATCTGCATATCCGATAGATACGATGGCAATCGTGCTGTCTTTCTGCGCTGTGTGGGCGCGTCCATAGCCCACGGAGGCTCCTTTTTCCACCTGTTTCACCTGCACAACTCTGGCTTTTAGTGATAGCACAGGTCGTAGGTCGACGCTTGTTTTTACCTTATCTCCCTGCTTGCTCAACATCCCGTAGAGAGCGATCCCCATTCGAGCATAATCGTATTGCAGCTCCCCGTAATTCAGCACGCCGTAACTGCTTTGGACGTGCAGCTTCTGTGGATTGATCCCCTTTTCTTTCAGCTGATCGATTACGTTTTGGAAACAGGCGATTTGATTTTTCGTGTATGCGATATCCGAAGCTTCCAAACTGTCAGCCACACTCAGATGCGTAAAGGTACCGCCTACCTGCAAATGCTTATATCGATACATGGACGCGATTTTTTCCGTGTGTTCCCAAGATTCCCCGAGTCTCCCCATCCCCGTGTCGATCTTGATATGAACAGGGATTTTCACGTTGTAGCCATTCAGTTTTTTGGCATATTCATCATCTACTACGGTTTGCGTCAGTTTGAAACGGGCGATTTGGCGTATACGATGCTCATCGGTATAGCCAAGCACGAGAATCTCCCCTTTTACGCCCTTCTTCCGGAGCTCGATTCCTTCATCGATTGTGGCAACAGCGAAGTGATCCACCCCGAGCTTGTTTAAATACCTCGCGACTTGCCATCCGCCGTGACCGTATGCCTGCGCCTTCACGACTGCCATCACCGCACAATCCTTGGGGAGAACTCGCTGGATTTCCCTGAGATTATGTTGGAGATGCGGGAGATGGATGTCAGCCCATGCTCGCTCGCTTTGATCCGGTTTCCCACCTCGAAATCGCTGGATCACCTTCATCGACAGCACAGAAAGAACAAACGACAGCACCGTGACCAGCGTAAAATGAACCAAGCTGTTTTCAACAAGCAGCTGTGTCAGTCCCGTTACTTTGGCCGCTCCGCGAATGAGCACAATACACAAGGGATGCAGGACATAGACATACAAACTCAGCTTCCGTAATGTTGGACGATTTCTGCCTTTCCAAAACAGCAGAAGTTGAAAAAGAAAATACATGCACGGTATCAAAAAAATATACATACTGTCATGGCGTTGGAGCTGATAAGCGTGCAAGAGCAAGCCTTCCATGACCAGCATGCTTCCGAACAATCCAAGTCCGATGGCATACGGTGCGACTTTTTTCTTTTTCCGTCTGCGATTATTGGCAATCATCCCTCCCATGACTACAAAAACCGGGGCAAAAAATATACCGTTCCGCGTGTAATCAAACAAGGTAAACATCGATTGATAGATGCTATCCACATACGGATTCATCTGTGCAAATCCAAAGTAGCTGTCTCCCAATAACCCGATGACATACAGCAGCATGGTCACCCAAAACGTTTTCCATGCGGATAGTCTGGTATACAAAAAAGTACTGATACACACCCCAAGCATGATGGCAGGGAAATACCACAGATGATACAGGGTCCCGTTAAAAAGGAGGTCTTTTACCACCGAAAACACGGTCAATTGTTCCGTAAAATACCCTGCGTACACATTCACCGGAAGATAGAGAAGGATCGAAAGCAAATATAGCTTTCCTACTTTCCATAAAAACTGCTTCAGCAAATACGCATTTCTGCTGTGATCTGTACCAAGCTTTTGCATGAAGAAAAATCCTGTGCACATAAAGAAAAATGGAACTGCCACCCTGGCTATTATCCGTGTCAGTGTAAAATCAGCCCATTCGCTTGTGGATAGCAGTGGAGAAGTATGAATGGCGATAACAAGAATCGCTGCCATGATTCGGAATCGATCCAGCCCGCCATACTGCTTTTCACTACCCGCGTTCATTACGTGCCTCCTGATGAAACACCGTAATGATAAATCCATCTACGTTGTTGCCCGATATTTCGTAGCTCTCACCGGCCACAACCGGGATGTGCGTAACAGTATCGGTAGCTTTTACATAGTAGATTTCAATACTCTCCTCATCCACTAGCAAATGTTCCTGATGGAATTCATAGTTTTTCACGTACTCGATATACTCTTCCAAACAGAGCTGGAGCTTTTCCATTAAAACAGCATGCGGATAGCCCACATACCGAAAATGCCAAGGCTCATCCGAAATCCCCGTCAGCTGTTCCTTGTCTTTGTCGTAGCGTTTGATAAACCCAAATTGACTGGCACGTTGGCGAAACAATCGGCATACGCCATGATCGGGAAAAGAAGGGCATATAAAATCGATCTCTTCCTTCTTTTCCCCTACATCAATCGCAAGCCCGGTCTGATGCTCACTTTCATTCGGACGTGCGACAAATTTACTGGTAAACTCCTGTCCATTTTCGAGCAAGGATTGATCGTAAATATCCTTTTGTTCCGCCTTGCTGCGAAAGCCGCTGACTGGCACGATTGTCTGCTGTGCTTTGCAGGCTTTCAGCAGCTTGGCAAGCATCTTCGAAGCCGTGTTTTCCAGCATCATATTGTTGTGTGTTCCATCAATCAGCCGCATGCGGTTTAGTAGGATGCTGTCATTTGTTTGCCAGCGGATCGGGTACTGGCGATTCACCAAAATCAGATGGCCGTGATGCAGATTTTCGCTGTTTAAAGAAATCGTAGAGACGTGAAGTTGTGTCATCGATTATTCCTCCTCCAACGCTAGCATGATTAACGTATCAAGAAGCTCTTTATAGGAAATCCCCGCTACACGCAGCATGCTTGGATATCTGCTTTTCGAGGTAAAGCCGGGGATTGTATTCACTTCGTTAAACACAATGTCTCCGTCTGGAGTGACGAACATATCCACGCGAGCAAAACCGCGGCAGCCTAAAACCTGATAGAGATGGATGGCTGTTTGCTTGATTTTTGCAGCGAGTTCTTCGTCAATTCTTGCCGGGACATGGATGTGGGCAGTCTCCAATGAATACTTTTCTGTGTAATTGAAAAAGCCTTGGAGCAACTCGATCTCATCCACTTCTCCCACAAGGACCTCACGATTTCCTAGTACCGCACAGCCTACCTCAAATCCCACGATGTTTTCCTCGATGACTACTTTGTCATCATGCAAAAGGGCGTTTTCTATACCGAAAACTAATTCCTGCGTGTTGTATGCTTTTGTAATCCCAATCGAAGACCCTGCCTTTGCAGGTTTGACATACAAAGGGAATCCCAGTTCTTCGGTGGCAGATTCAACCGTTGCAAGAGCAGTATTTTGATAAAAGGTAACGGATCTTGGCGTTTTGATACCGGAGCTTTCCGCCAACGTGTGGGCGATATCCTTATCCATACAAATCGCAGATGATAGCGTGTGACAACCGACAAAAGGAATTCCAGCGAGCTCCAATAGCCCTTGCACCGTTCCATCCTCTCCGTTTTTGCCATGCAAAATCGGGAACACCACATCAACCTTCGTGATCGTCATGGCACCGTTCTCCTGTGTAACAATTCCCCGCATCTGTCTGCAAGGAGAGAGAAAGGCAGGCACACACTTCTCACTTTGATGCCAACTGTCATTCCGAATGCTTTCGATGTTGCCGGTATAACGCAGCCATTGCCCTTCCCTCGTAATTCCTAGCAAAATCACCTCGTACTTTTCCAGACACAAACTTTCCAGCACCGAACTCGTAGATTTAAGAGATACTTCATACTCCGAGGAACATCCCCCAAACAAAATCGCGACAGTCAATTTCTTCATTAGATTCACTTCCCCTTTTCTTTAGTTCACGTAGCTCGTTACAATCACGCCGCCTATGTTGTCACCCGAAATCTCATAGTTGCTCGAAATCGGTACTTTGATCGTCATCTCTTGATCGACAGGGTAGTAGTTAATTTCGTAGATCTTCCCATCATTTGTCACGGAGATGCTTCTTTTGTCTTTTAGATAGTCCAAGTATTCTTCCAGCGAAAAGTTACTCTCCTTCATGATCGCGCTATGCGGCAAGCCGACATATCGGAAATGCCAAGGCTCAAATACCGTTCCAGTAATGGCTACCTTGTCTTTCGGGTAGCGCAAAATAAAACCATATTTCCAAGAATGATCTTCCAGCCACTTGCCTTCAGGGGCGTGCTCCATTTTCATTTGCGTCGATCCAATATCCAGCGCGGAACCTACATTGTGTTCGCTATAACCGCTTGGCATCGCGATCGCTGGCCCCATTTCTTCATACAGCTTCTCTTGTTCTTCCATACTTCGATAACCGCTGTTCAGGATAAAGTGACTCACGTTATCTTGTTGCGCAGCTTTGACCATCTCCAAGAATATTTTGGCTACACGCTCCGACACTTCGAGTCTATGATCGAGCAAAGTATAGCCTTGTAACAGTTCTTCATGCTTAGACAACCGAACCACATCGTTTTTTACCCCTGCTTCATGAACCGGATAGTCTTTATTGACCAAGAGAAGGTCTCCCTGATTAATTTGATCTTTTGTTATTTGTATCGATTGGTACTCCACACCGGTAGCCTCTCCCACTGTTTCGATATGTCCGCCAACATTAGGTGGTCCATCTGTTATTTTTTGAAAAACGATATATCCAAACAGCGATAAAATGACAAGCCAAAAAACCCTCTTTTTCATTCACAGCTTCCTCCTTCACTTACACATGTAGGATAGGGAAAACTGTTAAAATAAAAAGTAGGATAAATCTAAAATAATTTTAAAGATGTCCAATCATTTTCATAAAGTTGCTTAGCTGGATAGTGAGGAGGTCAGCAGCATCGCATGAATAAAACAGACCGTTTGTTGGCGATCGTTCTGGAGCTACAGCGAAAAGGAACGTTTCGCGCAGAAGATTTAGCCGCGACCTTCGAGACGAGCGTCCGGACGATTTATCGTGATATGCAAGCATTGAGTGAAGCAGGCGTCCCCATCGTTGGGGCACCAGGTCAGGGCTACTCGTTAATGGAAGGGTATTTTCTTCCACCCGTCAGCTTTTCGGTAGAAGAAGCCGTTGCACTCTTGATCGGAGCAGACTTGGTCGAGCAAGCATTTGACCAAAACTTTGGCAATAGCGCAAGAGCTGTACAGCGCAAAGTAGAATCGATCCTGTCAGCGGATGTAGGCGAACAAGCCAGCCGTATCCGTTCAACCTTTCGCCTCATAAGCCCCAGAGCAAACAATCTGCGCGAGCAGGAAAAAGCCCATGCGCAACTCCTCCACGATGCGATCATCAATAAGCGAAAGGTGCGGTTCCGCTATCGGAGAGGCACGCCTGGGAAGGGTGACGATCGTGAAACGGTGCGTGACGTTGCTCCATATGGACTGGTGCTGGTTCAGAGTTCTTGGATACTGCTCGCTCATTGCGACCTGCGACAGGATATTCGTCGATTCCGCCTGTCACGCATGAGCGGCCTGATCGTATTGGAAGACCGCTTTATCCTCCCTGACCATTTCCATTTTGATGATTACAAACCTCCCGACGATCGGTCTCTAGAGGTGCAGATCGTCATCAGCGCAGCTATCGCTGATCGAGTCAAAGAATCGGGCTATTTTTTTATAGAAGAAATTACGGAGCATCTAGAAGGCTTTCTCGTCAGATTGAGGGTCAGACAAATCGAAGAAATCTTGTCTTGGGTACTTGGGTTGGGAGCAGATGCGGTTGTTCTTACGCCTGAATCGTTGCGTAGCCGAATGCGCGAAGAAGCCAAAAAATTATTCGAACGCTACTGACATACTGCTGTCAGTAGCGTTCGAA
The window above is part of the Brevibacillus antibioticus genome. Proteins encoded here:
- a CDS encoding helix-turn-helix domain-containing protein: MDIEQRKQAGTAPLVQYALRSIRLVVAGEQAEMSDLDGSDRNDTESFELLIIMSGTGQGKCYLQGPGRSLYVDQEVMSCSYYRVCFVTSGDEAASSLLPDKQELACAPFAKTMELLDELYGLRGASDELELFQRFVRFQELLLFLFRQNAPAAEDKGTDIERNGVELSIRHIHQYYRELLNLEELSSLAGIDRWKYTRLFKEATGQVPLQYLNEVRINQAKKWLASADDKLLDIALNAGFNNEYYFNRRFKQTVGISPGQYRRSRKGQLRVVAPYLEDFIVALDMQPIAQYWHAKWGKQDYLGLNHIPTFDENGGNFDALSGYKPDLILLIDRYEQLQYSQCRRISNTCILREQTSNWRTLLRTVADYFGRTELADDAIAKYDFKARSTSHTLSQVMKGETVAFLRISADHIIQYAGEGQGFVSTVLYGDVGLRSHSAVGVASKANRQGMFNLSVEDLRTLTADHLFITFDKWHSQAEGKERELLEQPEWRDLPAVRNNRVYEVDFLTWMNNGIISNGKKIDDILRALA
- a CDS encoding ABC transporter substrate-binding protein; the protein is MARSGFMKTGWISLITAAMITVTGCGWTGDQAVATVTTDQPAQATAAPSEAPPRTETRVVTDGFGEVEIPTNPKRISALYREDYLVALGVTPIVQYYNPMWGKQDYLKLEVPLFDVTGSIEAMLVSEPDLIIGAGEVDAAQYALYSKVAPTFRLPDDVLADSRKTLTLIAELLGLSDKAEQVLADYEARIVDVKAKLNAAIGDEKLVVLRMNVVDKSINIFGIHNTFVGQILYEDLGLKAPGFAEAMTKGNIVLSKEVIPELDADHIILLPSNGTWEDESNMKALEEMKADPLWQTVPAFKNGHVYPVERSYWQTGAITANGLKMDDLLRLLAS
- a CDS encoding CAP domain-containing protein, whose product is MKRLGTIAIATLGLGFVLSGFSNTASAATTCPQYGYQPYMQPVQPQMQAPYAAPANQQQPAQQPVKQAHQQVDASSVGKQVTDLVNQERAKAGLKPVELDASLNKVAQAKAADMSNNNYFDHTSPTYGSPFDMMKQFGVSSMTAGENIAMGQRTAEEVMNQWMNSEGHRQNIMNPSFTKIGVGFVNGYWVQEFIG
- a CDS encoding sensor histidine kinase, whose amino-acid sequence is MAKGRHSFRFKMLGLLGFGMLLAGIVTYLLYKVLQFYYRVGVKYEDPLAQVRYFIREMGDINFFLIVFAPIAILFFYLLTKRYAGYFREISTGIHYLASGDFTRHVHIPSNDEFAEIAKDINTASEMLQKAVERGDFAENSKDQLVLNLAHDLRTPLTSVLGYLDLVLRDEQMPQQQMRHYATIAFTKSQRLEKLIDELFEITRMNYGMVNIEQKVIDLSELLVQLNEELYPSFEKNELVGRCTVAAQLVIVGDGELLARVFENILTNAIRYGGDGQFIDLNAYHEGDEVVVQIMNYGDQIPEEALPHIFEMFFTGDKARTHQGGGTGLGLFIAKNIVEKHRGTISVQSDLIRTCFEVRLPCG
- the vanT gene encoding serine racemase VanT catalytic subunit translates to MNAGSEKQYGGLDRFRIMAAILVIAIHTSPLLSTSEWADFTLTRIIARVAVPFFFMCTGFFFMQKLGTDHSRNAYLLKQFLWKVGKLYLLSILLYLPVNVYAGYFTEQLTVFSVVKDLLFNGTLYHLWYFPAIMLGVCISTFLYTRLSAWKTFWVTMLLYVIGLLGDSYFGFAQMNPYVDSIYQSMFTLFDYTRNGIFFAPVFVVMGGMIANNRRRKKKKVAPYAIGLGLFGSMLVMEGLLLHAYQLQRHDSMYIFLIPCMYFLFQLLLFWKGRNRPTLRKLSLYVYVLHPLCIVLIRGAAKVTGLTQLLVENSLVHFTLVTVLSFVLSVLSMKVIQRFRGGKPDQSERAWADIHLPHLQHNLREIQRVLPKDCAVMAVVKAQAYGHGGWQVARYLNKLGVDHFAVATIDEGIELRKKGVKGEILVLGYTDEHRIRQIARFKLTQTVVDDEYAKKLNGYNVKIPVHIKIDTGMGRLGESWEHTEKIASMYRYKHLQVGGTFTHLSVADSLEASDIAYTKNQIACFQNVIDQLKEKGINPQKLHVQSSYGVLNYGELQYDYARMGIALYGMLSKQGDKVKTSVDLRPVLSLKARVVQVKQVEKGASVGYGRAHTAQKDSTIAIVSIGYADGLPRMLSQADATCLIRGKRRPIIGFVCMDQLIVDITDMEEVRRGDVVTFIGRDLEEGITAEEMAQQCKTITNELVSRVGERVKRVYHD
- a CDS encoding M15 family metallopeptidase, which encodes MTQLHVSTISLNSENLHHGHLILVNRQYPIRWQTNDSILLNRMRLIDGTHNNMMLENTASKMLAKLLKACKAQQTIVPVSGFRSKAEQKDIYDQSLLENGQEFTSKFVARPNESEHQTGLAIDVGEKKEEIDFICPSFPDHGVCRLFRQRASQFGFIKRYDKDKEQLTGISDEPWHFRYVGYPHAVLMEKLQLCLEEYIEYVKNYEFHQEHLLVDEESIEIYYVKATDTVTHIPVVAGESYEISGNNVDGFIITVFHQEARNERG
- the vanG gene encoding D-alanine--D-serine ligase VanG, encoding MKKLTVAILFGGCSSEYEVSLKSTSSVLESLCLEKYEVILLGITREGQWLRYTGNIESIRNDSWHQSEKCVPAFLSPCRQMRGIVTQENGAMTITKVDVVFPILHGKNGEDGTVQGLLELAGIPFVGCHTLSSAICMDKDIAHTLAESSGIKTPRSVTFYQNTALATVESATEELGFPLYVKPAKAGSSIGITKAYNTQELVFGIENALLHDDKVVIEENIVGFEVGCAVLGNREVLVGEVDEIELLQGFFNYTEKYSLETAHIHVPARIDEELAAKIKQTAIHLYQVLGCRGFARVDMFVTPDGDIVFNEVNTIPGFTSKSRYPSMLRVAGISYKELLDTLIMLALEEE
- a CDS encoding M15 family metallopeptidase encodes the protein MKKRVFWLVILSLFGYIVFQKITDGPPNVGGHIETVGEATGVEYQSIQITKDQINQGDLLLVNKDYPVHEAGVKNDVVRLSKHEELLQGYTLLDHRLEVSERVAKIFLEMVKAAQQDNVSHFILNSGYRSMEEQEKLYEEMGPAIAMPSGYSEHNVGSALDIGSTQMKMEHAPEGKWLEDHSWKYGFILRYPKDKVAITGTVFEPWHFRYVGLPHSAIMKESNFSLEEYLDYLKDKRSISVTNDGKIYEINYYPVDQEMTIKVPISSNYEISGDNIGGVIVTSYVN
- a CDS encoding helix-turn-helix transcriptional regulator: MNKTDRLLAIVLELQRKGTFRAEDLAATFETSVRTIYRDMQALSEAGVPIVGAPGQGYSLMEGYFLPPVSFSVEEAVALLIGADLVEQAFDQNFGNSARAVQRKVESILSADVGEQASRIRSTFRLISPRANNLREQEKAHAQLLHDAIINKRKVRFRYRRGTPGKGDDRETVRDVAPYGLVLVQSSWILLAHCDLRQDIRRFRLSRMSGLIVLEDRFILPDHFHFDDYKPPDDRSLEVQIVISAAIADRVKESGYFFIEEITEHLEGFLVRLRVRQIEEILSWVLGLGADAVVLTPESLRSRMREEAKKLFERY